In Gopherus evgoodei ecotype Sinaloan lineage chromosome 21, rGopEvg1_v1.p, whole genome shotgun sequence, a single window of DNA contains:
- the TEP1 gene encoding telomerase protein component 1 isoform X4, whose protein sequence is MNTPGPALRPSPASCWLENPFLGGHSPLLPAWVEETRARLLRPLPPPAPWLSSLTLTPCLASSPISAPSQVPLAPGGEDGTPGRSKELELPWWADTAPDPSGLLPQYTLAELPAEPSPEPLRQRDPSTQQPLGKGPQQHLREHKLALVNLVCCSLVEGPDLGTPSDATRGRLVELCEELAQLEPEFILKVSLYTRQELNIRGTANFLLALAARLPPCRLHLRRYLCATLQLPSDWIQVVALFQSLAGAGRPLAPLPRCLRAGLADKFQQFDAYQLAKYNSRKSRGKARGRPRPRQPRRELRSPALGAEHCQPSLPPGAAPQRPLPWMRRFRLRQAFGKLQTKFESDQPSEEPRETKPFSLKALIRWLHISKPAQHVMSLLGCRYPSDLNSFSRSHLPGPWDPTQAGTRMKLPQPQTWDRQLSQRGNKAAVWEELIDSGKLPFMAMLRNLRNIIRAGVSERHHQQVLSRLQNKESVIRSRQFPFRFLAANKVIQDMEEQLRKKDSPCPSNVELLRVLLRRGKKQPGALPGMRARPPWTRRELRAALSIPFLFRAVKSEKQRLQKARELCPDPTLLLRYRGALDAAIRISARHNLPPLPGRTLILCCTSNAMATPYHRARELCGPCPEPMTALEVALLLGLMGRAVAERARLVLYGRGHWEEAQALAGSLLENVQSLHQQVQATTEPSSSSSTVSDVLWDLVARGEPVDTLLVLSPSSEAPLAGPALRLVRDRVAPHCLFVNLCLETWGCQGGPVNEVELAGFSEQVLRFLAVRGTSRLLEHVGRMDEIHGLPPALGAPRRHPELSSSPPTLTPAPGSRQLELCLSEVARSQLFVGILGERYGYVPREYSLPDAPQYEWVKSYPRGRSITELEVMQFLSSRRSSGSAGQAFFYLREPDFLGSVPEAWRADFVAESEDAQHRMAALKGHLSQHLGVASVRRYSCQWGGVAQGRPYVKGLEEFGARVLQDLWGALQRQFLQAESEPPGSEEEEGQELQDAFQDFQQRQFCARGKLLGTVAGRVREGRPPRRGPGGGLYVVMGAPGDGKTVFMAALARELSAHSPAQDTSPTRCLVVSHFTGARPDQASARVVLRQLCARLSRLLGQTTSPPTSYRGLVCCLESLLPAVAGLLRGAQRLVVLLDGADQIHGDSGQPVSDWLPAQLPLRVSLVLSIGECSRLLDSLQRRADTVVIPLGSLDPCDRAGLVRRGLAMYGKKLEETAFNNQMRLVLLKRGARQPLYLALLTQDLRAFTIYEKVSERIQMLPPVLPALLQHILGCLEQEHGAEPVAIAVAALWASKDGKRQLEVLGVVNWHCYQPPRPRAGCISAPGELSLTLAPLSSAGLLERDLLAVLTMWRELGGAPITWEGGMAAGGQAAAIPKAPIYSLMRSLRWLAGVCGAPSEAPGSRLHLCGAPLRTAVERRYLKEPGLERAAHALIAAHLWKLCDPDVSRSFQGSEAGPLAALPYHLVCAGRPDLLGSLLTDLRFVAAHVRLGLLPVLGQAYALHAGSAKPRGEVGAFRAMVQAGAVLLSENPSLLAQLAANAPDGSSLGTQAQALAPPGGRLLLWRNKVQDTPHPDSIALALPTSPTCVAVSPCGRQAAVGSTDGTLLLLDMQSGQELKTLLSGGAGISACVFLADGTLCLGTSAGGLETWGLREGSRLLATNAHQGRVTGCCISPDRRQLASVSLDGHFKLWDSAQGHQTWELDLSCPLNCAAFHPDGQLVATGGWDGAVTILGLQNRSVSSVLSGHDASVRAVSFSPAGTVLASGCLAGTVHLWSWREAVSLATFPAHQGFVSEVKFLSGGHVLLTAGEDSKVQLWPGHLGHAQGALGSGPLSPALCVAPNPAGTLLAVGHHSDDVWVYGTPWGLAGRRCLAGGVAVPSLAWLGDAVLAGGSGDGTLRGWALTSSSACPLWELRGHKGAVLGLAASPQLLASASEDFTICLWLAKMLRRALPDPPPAPLAILWGHTAAVTCCAFSANGRHLATGGRDKTLLCWDVGGPAPGAPPLWRSLPFCHRDWLTGCVWVGPLLLSCSSDGTVRLWDPATGQQLREFLPHCGPVSAVLATAGHVLALGRDGTLAAWDMLGMELTRFPAHPGLVNQGASFMGADGDFVVATAGCDGRVQLWSPLEFGRPRALVGHSAPVCGAAVSPAANRILTVSGDGAVRGWAAPWQTGCAEGPGWHRGAVSALAWSPDGTLAVSGGECGELIVWGDAKALAAVQAGSRSVCALGFTSSCSLLVALAAGSIWLWGLHSDPNTGALSLERECPLGEVAAPVTCMGPAGAPDSLVLGLANGEVLLFRAHWTALKPLCLVSPDTWAPEPPEYLFDVAVTPDGRLLLWKGVREPTLYELRVGESEELEKSWEAKIHLWDQDEDADSSWFSRAWLSPDSSLLLAGSAGLLWTRALWSKEDDAAESWSSVGWQQQRIHNAKVTALHSCGDVLVTAALDGDIKIWEHITGRLLGQFRCAAPVSCLQPWPGPASQLLLAVGDILGNIYFLEWACLQGAEAEPPPM, encoded by the exons ATGAACACTCCGGGGCCCgccctccgccccagccctgcctcttgctGGCTGGAGAACCCTTTCCTGGggggccacagccccctcctcccagcatggGTCGAGGAGACCAGGGCCCGGCTTCttcgccctctcccaccccctgccccctggctgAGCTCCCTGACCCTCACGCCCTGCCTGGCGTCTTCCCCcatctctgctcccagccaggtGCCCCTTGCCCCTGGAGGTGAGGATGGGACCCCGGGCCGCAgcaaggagctggagctgccctgG TGGGCCGACACTGCCCCTGACCCTTCCGGCTTGCTGCCCCAGTACACCCTGGCGGAGTTGCCGGCTGAGCCGAGCCCGGAGCCCCTGAGGCAGAGGGACCCtagcacccagcagcccctcggGAAGGGCCCCCAGCAGCACCTGAGAGAGCACAAG CTGGCCCTGGTGAACCTGGTGTGCTGCTCCCTCGTGGAGGGGCCCGATTTGGGGACCCCCAGTGACGCGACACGTGGGCGCCTGGTAgagctgtgtgaggagctggcccagctggagcctgagttcaTCCTTAAG GTGTCTCTGTATACACGCCAAGAGCTGAACATCCGGGGAACGGCCAACTTCCTGCTGGCACTGGCGGCCCGGCTGCCGCCCTGCCGGCTCCACCTGCGCCGCTACTTGTGTGCCACTCTGCAGCTGCCCTCCGACTGGATCCAGGTGGTGGCGCTCTTCCAG AGCCTGGCGGGCGCAGGACGCCCCCTGGCCCCGCTGCCTCGCTGCCTCCGCGCTGGCCTGGCAGACAAGTTCCAGCAATTTGATGCCTACCAGCTGGCCAAGTACAACTCACGCAAGAGCCGCGGAAAAGCCAGAGGGCGCCCACGGCCCCGCCAGCCGAGGagggaactcaggagtcctgcgCTCGGGGCTGAGCACTGCCAGCCAAGTCTTCCTCCTGGAGCCGCCCCCCAGAGACCTTTGCCCTGGATGAGGAGATTCCGGCTGCGCCAGGCATTTGGCAAGCTTCAGACGAAG TTTGAAAGTGATCAGCCATCCGAGGAGCCGCGTGAGACGAAGCCCTTCTCCCTGAAGGCGCTGATTCGATGGCTGCATATCTCCAAGCCGGCCCAGCACGTCATGAGTCTGCTGGGCTGCAG gtATCCCTCGGACCTGAACTCCTTCTCCCGGAGCcacctgccagggccctgggaccccacccagGCCGGGACCCGAATGAAACTTCCGCAGCCCCAGACCTGGGACCGGCAGCTTAGCCAGCGCGGGAACAAGGCTGCAGTCTGGGAGGAACTGATTG ACTCGGGGAAGCTGCCATTCATGGCCATGCTCAGGAACCTGCGCAACATAATCCGGGCCGGGGTGAGCGAGCGGCACCACCAGCAAGTGCTCAGCCGGCTACAGAACAAG GAGTCCGTCATCCGCAGCCGGCAGTTCCCCTTCCGGTTCCTGGCGGCGAATAAAGTCATCCAGGACATGGAGGAGCAGCTGAGGAAGAAAG acagtccttgcccctctAACGTGGAGCTGCTGCGGGTGCTGCTGAGGCGCGGGAAGAAGCAGCCGGGGGCCCTGCCCGGGATGCGGGCGCGGCCGCCCTGGACGCGCCGGGAGCTGCGCGCGGCCTTGTCCATCCCTTTCCTCTTCCGCGCGGTGAAGAGCGAAAAGCAGCGGCTGCAGAAGGCCAG GGAGCTGTGTCCTGACCCCACCCTCCTGCTCCGTTATCGTGGGGCCCTGGATGCCGCCATCCGCATCTCCGCCCGGCACAACCTGCCCCCCCTGCCTGGACGCACCCTCATCCTCTGCTGCACCTCCAACGCCATGGCGACGCCCTACCACCGGGCCCGGGAGCTGTGTGGCCCCTGTCCGGAGCCCATGACA GCGCTGGAGGTGGCCCTGCTGTTGGGCCTGATGGGTCGGGCGGTGGCGGAGCGGGCGCGCCTGGTGCTGTATGGCCGTGGCCACTGGGAGGAGGCGCAGGCGCTGGCCGGGTCACTGCTGGAGAatgtccagagcctgcaccagcaGGTCCAG GCCACAACGGAGCcgagcagcagctccagcaccgTCAGCGACGTCCTCTGGGACCTGGTGGCTCGTGGGGAGCCA gtcGACACCCTGCTCGTGCTGAGCCCCAGCTCTGAGGCCCCCCTGGCCGGCCCTGCCCTGCGGCTGGTGCGGGATCGTGTTGCCCCCCACTGCCTCTTTGTGAACCTCTGCCTGGAGACCTGGGG GTGCCAGGGGGGCCCCGTGAATGAGGTGGAGTTGGCTGGGTTCAGTGAGCAGGTGCTCAG GTTCCTGGCTGTGCGCGGCACCTCCCGCCTACTGGAGCACGTGGGCAGGATGGACGAGATCCACGGGCTGCCCCCCGCGCTGGGGGCACCCCGCAGGCACCCAgagctttcctcctcccctcccaccctgaccCCCGCCCCTGGGAGCAG GCAGCTGGAACTGTGCCTCTCGGAGGTGGCCCGGAGCCAGCTCTTCGTGGGCATTTTGGGGGAGCGTTACGGCTACGTACCCCGAGAATACTCCCTGCCGGACGCCCCCCAGTACGAGTGG GTGAAGTCGTACCCTCGGGGCCGCTCCATCACCGAGCTGGAGGTCATGCAGTTCCTCAGCAGCCGGCGCAGCTCTGGTTCTGCTGGCCAGGCGTTCTTCTACCTCCGCGAGCCAGATTTCCTTGG GTCCGTGCCAGAAGCCTGGAGGGCAGATTTTGTGGCAGAGTCAGAAGACGCTCAGCACCGGATGGCAGCTCTGAAGGGGCATTTGAGCCAGCACTTGGGGGTGGCGTCTGTCCGCAG ATACTCCTGCCAGTGGGGCGGCGTGGCCCAGGGCCGGCCGTATGTCAAGGGGCTGGAGGAGTTTGGGGCCCGGGTGCTGCAGGATCTGTGGGGTGCCCTCCAGCGCCAGTTCCTCCAG gctGAGTCGGAGCCCCCTGggagcgaggaggaggaggggcaggagctgcAAGATGCCTTCCAGGACTTCCAGCAGCGCCAGTTCTGTGCCCGGGGCAAGCTGCTGGGCACCGTGGCTGGCCGGGTGCGGGAGGGCCGGCCCCCCCGCCGCGGGCCAGGGGGCGGGCTCTATGTGGTGATGGGCGCGCCTGGCGATGGCAAGACTGTCTTCATg GCGGCGCTGGCGCGGGAGCTGAGCGCCCATTCCCCGGCCCAGGACACCTCCCCCACCCGCTGCCTGGTCGTCTCCCACTTCACCGGGGCCCGGCCGGACCAGGCCAGCGCCAGGGTGGTGCTGAGACAGTTGTGTGCCCGCCTGAGCCGTCTGTTGGGCCAGACGACCTCGCCCCCCACCAGTTACAG GGGGCTGGTGTGCTGTCTGGAGTCCCTCCTGCCCGCGGTGGCCGGGTTGCTCCGGGGAGCCCAGCGCCTTGTTGTGCTGCTCGATGGGGCTGACCAGATCCACGGGGACAGTGGGCAGCCCGTCTCTGACTGGCTCCCAGCGCAGCTGCCCCTG cgTGTGAGCCTGGTTCTGAGCATCGGTGAGTGCTCCAGACTCCTGGATTCCCTACAGCGACGGGCGGACACAGTCGTCATCCCCCTGGGGTCTCTGGACCCCTGCGACCGGGCTGGGCTGGTCCGCCGGGGCCTCGCCATGTATGGCAAGAAGCTGGAGGAGACAGCCTTCAACAACCAG ATGCGGCTGGTGCTACTGAAGCGCGGTGCTCGGCAGCCCCTCTACCTGGCACTGCTCACCCAGGATCTGCGAGCCTTCACCATCTATGAAAAG GTCTCGGAGAGGATCCAGATGCTGCCCCCGGTGCTGCCCGCCCTGCTCCAGCACATACTGGGCTGCCTGGAGCAGGAGCACGGAGCTGAGCCAGTGGCCATAGCCGTCGCCGCCCTCTGGGCCAGCAAAGACGGTAAGAGACAGctcgaggtgctgggggttgttAATTGGCATTGCTACCAGCCGCCgcgccccagagctggctgcatctcagcaccaggcgaaTTGTCCCTGACCCTCGCTCCTCTGTCCTCCGCAGGCCTGCTGGAGCGTGATCTCCTCGCCGTGCTCACCATGTGGAGGGAGCTGGGCGGGGCGCCCATCACCTGGGAGGGAGGCATGGCTGCTGGGGGCCAGGCGGCGGCCATCCCAAAGGCCCCCATCTATTCCCTGATGAGGAGCCTGAGGTG GCTGGCGGGGGTGTGTGGGGCCCCCTCGGAGGCCCCCGGTTCGCGGCTCCACCTCTGCGGTGCCCCCCTGCGGACGGCGGTGGAACGGCGCTACCTGAAGGAACCGGGCCTGGAGCGAGCAGCTCATGCTCTGATAGCAG ctcaTCTCTGGAAACTCTGTGACCCGGATGTGTCCCGGAGCTTCCAGGGCAGCGAGGCTGGGCCTTTGGCGGCTCTGCCCTACCACCTG GTCTGCGCTGGACGCCCCGACCTCCTGGGCTCCCTCCTGACGGACCTACGCTTCGTGGCTGCCCACGTCCGCCTGGGGCTGCTGCCCGTGCTGGGCCAGGCCTATGCCCTGCACG CGGGCAGCGCCAAACCCCGGGGCGAGGTGGGCGCATTCCGGGCGATGGTGCAGGCGGGCGCGGTGCTGCTCTCCGAGAACCCGTCGCTCCTGGCCCAGCTGGCAGCCAATGCGCCCGACGGCTCCTCGCTGGGcacccaggcccaggccctggccccCCCAGGGGGGCGTCTGCTGCTCTGGCGCAACAAGGTCCAGGATACCCCCCACCCTGACAG catcgccctggccctgcccacgtCCCCCACCTGTGTGGCCGTCTCCCCCTGCGGGCGCCAGGCTGCCGTGGGCAGCACGGACGGGACCCTGCTCCTGCTGGACATGCAGAGTGGCCAG GAGCTGAAGACCCTGCTGAGTGGCGGTGCTGGGATCTCGGCCTGCGTCTTCCTGGCTGACGGGACCCTCTGCCTGGGCACCTCCGCTGGGGGACTGGAGACCTGGGGCCTGCGTGAGGGCAGCAG gctCCTGGCTACTAATGCTCACCAGGGCCGGGTCACAGGCTGCTGCATCAGCCCTGATCGCAGACAGCTGGCCAGCGTCTCCCTGGACGGGCACTTCAAG CTGTGGGACTCTGCCCAGGGGCACCAGACCTGGGAGCTGGATCTCTCCTGCCCCTTGAACTGTGCTGCCTTCCACCCTGACGGGCAGCTAGTGGCCACCGGGGGCTGGGACGGCGCCGTGACCATCCTGGGCCTGCAGAACCGGAGCGTGAGCTCg GTTCTCTCAGGCCATGATGCCTCCGTCCGCGCCGTGTCCTTCTCCCCTGCAGGCACCGTGCTGGCGTCCGGCTGCCTGGCCGGAACGGTGCATCTTTGGTCCTGGCGGGAGGCTGTGAGCCTGGCCACGTTCCCAGCACACCAGGGCTTCGTCTCTGAGGTCAAGTTTCTCTCCGGGGGCCACGTCCTCCTCACGGCGGGCGAGGACTCGAAG GTTCAGCTCTGGCCAGGGCACCTAGGCCATGCCCAGGGCGCTCTGGGCTCAGGGCCACTTTCTCCAGCCCTCTGCGTGGCCCCCAACCCCGCTGGCACCCTGCTCGCTGTGGGGCACCATTCAGATGATGTTTGGGTCTACGGCACTCCCTGGG gcTTGGCCGGGCGGCGCTGCCTGGCAGGGGGGGTGGCGGTGCCCAGTCTGGCTTGGCTCGGGGATGCTGTGCTGGCCGGAGGCAGCGGGGACGGCACCCTGCGCGGCTGGGCGCTGACGAGCAGCTCGGCCTGCCCCctgtgggagctgagggggcacAAAGGGGCTGTGCTGGGCCTAGCCGCCTCGCCCCAGCTGCTGGCATCTGCCTCAG AGGATTTCACCATCTGCCTGTGGCTGGCCAAGATGCTGAGACGGGCCCTCCcggaccctcccccagcccccctggccATCCTGTGGGGCCACACGGCTGCTGTCACCTGCTGCGCCTTCAGCGCCAACGGCCGGCACCTTGCCACGGGAGGCAGGGACAAG ACCCTGCTGTGCTGGGACGTGGGGGGCCCCGCGCCGGGAGCCCCCCCACTCTGGCGCTCACTCCCCTTCTGCCACCGCGACTGGCTCACTGGCTGCGTCTGGGTCGGGCCCCTGCTG ctgtCCTGCTCCAGCGATGGCACCGTGCGGCTCTGGGACCCGGCAACCGGCCAGCAGCTCCGTGAGTTCCTGCCCCACTGCGGCCCTGTCAGTGCTGTCCTGGCCACG GCTGGGCACGTGCTGGCGCTGGGCCGCGACGGGACGCTGGCAGCGTGGGACATGCTGGGCATGGAGCTGACCCGCTTCCCGGCGCACCCTGGGCTGGTGAACCAGGGCGCCAGCTTCATGGGAGCAG ACGGCGATTTCGTGGTGGCCACCGCCGGCTGCGACGGGCGGGTGCAGCTCTGGAGCCCCCTCGAG TTCGGCCGCCCGCGGGCATTGGTGGGGCACAGTGCCCCAGTGTGTGGCGCTGCCGTGAGCCCAGCTGCCAACCGCATCCTGACGGTGTCGGGAGATGGTGCTGTGCGTGGGTGGGCAGCACCCTGGCAAACAG GATGTGCTGAGGGGCCCGGCTGGCACCGTGGGGCCGTCTCTGCCCTGGCCTGGTCTCCCGACGGGACGCTGGCAGTGTCAGGCGGGGAGTGTGGGGAGCTGATTGTGTGGGGGGATGCCAAGGCCCTGGCCGCAGTGCAG GCCGGCTCGCGCAGTGTGTGTGCTCTTGGcttcacctcctcctgcagcctcCTGGTGGCACTGGCGGCCGGGAGCATCTGGCTGTGGGGCCTGCATAGCGACCCCAATACCGGGGCCCTCAG CCTGGAGCGTGAGTGCCCCCTGGGGGAGGTGGCAGCTCCTGTTACCTGCATGGGGCCAGCCGGGGCCCCCGACTCTCTGGTCCTGGGGCTGGCGAACGGGGAGGTGCTGCTGTTCCGAGCCCACTGGACAGCGCTGAAGCCCCTCTG CTTAGTCAGCCCGGACACCTGGGCTCCAGAACCCCCCGAGTACCTGTTTGACGTGGCTGTGACCCCAGATGGGCGGCTTCTTCTGTGGAAGGGGGTGAGAGAACCCACCCTGTACGAACTG AGGGTGGGGGAGTCGGAGGAACTGGAGAAATCCTGGGAGGCCAAGATCCACCTCTGGGATCAGGATGAGGATGCCGATTCCAGCTGGTTCAGCAGGGCCTGGCTCAGCCCCg ACTCATCCCTGCTCCTCGCTGGCTCCGCCGGGCTGCTCTGGACTCGGGCCCTGTGGAGCAAGGAGGATGATGCAGCCGAGTCCTGGAGCAgcgtggggtggcagcagcagcgg ATCCACAATGCCAAGGTCACGGCGCTGCACAGCTGCGGGGACGTGCTGGTGACGGCAGCGCTGGATGGAGACATCAAGATCTGGGAGCACATCACGGGGAGACTG ctggggcagtTCCGTTGTGCTGCCCCCGTCTCCTGCCTGCAACCCTGGCCCGGTCCGGCCTCCCAGCTGCTCTTGGCTGTGGGCGACATCCTGGGCAACATCTATTTCCTGGAGTGGGCCTGTCTGCAGGGGGCCGAGGCTGAACCCCCACCCATGTGA